From one Saccharomyces cerevisiae S288C chromosome XVI, complete sequence genomic stretch:
- the USV1 gene encoding Usv1p (Putative transcription factor containing a C2H2 zinc finger; mutation affects transcriptional regulation of genes involved in growth on non-fermentable carbon sources, response to salt stress and cell wall biosynthesis; USV1 has a paralog, RGM1, that arose from the whole genome duplication), with protein MENTTNRNTAGVLTSSNGNFATNSVAASTPKRSKSARRKTFKCTGYDGCTMSFTRAEHLARHIRKHTGEKPFQCPACLKFFSRVDNLKQHRESVHAHKNHHSTSSHQRKPSSSSLSSSSSASSSSSASSSTSYSDPYRKTNINSGNMPMMAENEKAPQIIHSSPEFITSTRSIPPISPRSIYNTQRQQQHQQQQHQQAPYYFPSHPITDSYYQYPLPSNNNTINYLPSVDVQYPLNVSPSSTSHPASEVIISSFPPRSMPSTSFKYKDSADFQARTTMNKYNIRPSNINVNTSNINNHLDSFSPPFSPSTTVAEAKPIILPQYQQAFSQPPNGNKNNNMSSSKNGGKGGENFKNTDDRNDNNNKKRSETLSESDISVNTNKKRLSVDYILT; from the coding sequence ATGGAAAATACCACGAATCGTAATACTGCAGGCGTTCTTACGAGCAGCAATGGTAACTTTGCCACCAATAGTGTAGCGGCATCAACTCCGAAGAGGTCCAAAAGTGCTCGAAGGAAAACGTTCAAATGCACCGGATATGACGGTTGTACGATGTCCTTCACTAGAGCGGAACATCTTGCACGTCATATAAGAAAGCACACTGGTGAAAAGCCGTTCCAGTGTCCTGCATGTTTGAAATTCTTCAGTAGAGTTGATAATTTGAAACAGCATCGGGAATCGGTCCATGCACATAAAAACCACCATTCTACCAGCTCGCACCAGCGTAAgccttcctcttcatctttatcctcctcttcttctgcatcttcttcgtcttctGCTTCATCATCTACATCATATAGTGATCCTTACAGGAAAACTAATATTAATAGCGGGAACATGCCGATGATGGcagaaaacgaaaaagcGCCCCAAATAATACATTCTTCGCCGGAGTTCATTACTAGCACGAGAAGCATCCCACCCATCTCTCCAAGGTCCATTTATAATACCCAACGACAGCAAcaacaccaacaacaacagcatcAACAGGCTCCctattattttccttccCATCCAATCACTGATAGTTACTACCAGTATCCTCTTCCcagtaataataacacCATCAATTATTTACCATCAGTAGATGTGCAGTATCCTTTGAATGTGAGCCCCTCCTCAACGAGCCATCCGGCCTCTGAGGTAATCATATCGTCCTTTCCTCCGAGGTCCATGCCAAGTACTTCCTTCAAATATAAAGATTCTGCCGACTTTCAAGCACGGACAACTATGAACAAATACAATATTAGACCAAGCAATATCAATGTCAATACTAGTAATATCAATAACCATCTTGATTCATTCTCCCCGCCGTTTTCTCCGTCAACGACAGTTGCTGAAGCAAAACCAATTATTTTACCACAGTATCAGCAGGCATTTAGCCAACCACCAAatggaaataaaaacaataatatgTCTTCCTCGAAGAATGGCGGCAAAGGGggagaaaatttcaagaatacTGATGATCgcaatgataataataacaaaaagagGTCGGAAACTTTATCAGAGTCTGATATTTCGGTCAACACCAATAAGAAAAGGCTTAGTGTTGATTACATATTGACTTGA